In bacterium, the genomic stretch TTGTTACCGACTGGAAAGATTATTCTTTTTCTGGTTCGCTTGATTTTAATTTGAATAAAATTATCAGTTAATGTTTACGCAGGCTAAAGCCTGCGGCTACAAAACCACCGGTAACTGACCGGTTACGAAGTTATCTTCGAAAATAAATACAGATATGATTAGGCTTTTAAGGTTCGCTAAAATTTCCGTTCAATTTTTTGAAATCGGTCTTATCGAATGTTATAACAAAAGAATCCTCTGTTTTTGAAAGAACAAATAGAAAAATATCTTGTATATCTATTGAATGAACAGCATATAATTTTAAACTTTCCAGAAATATATCCTTAGTTAAGATTGTTTTGACACCTTTATAGCTGATAAATTTACTTAATTTATCCACTATCTCTTTTCGGGGAATTTTATAAACCTTATCCAATACCCATATAACTTCCGCGAAAACAAGTTCACCCAGCAATATTTCTTCCTCGCCAAATTCAACCTTTTGGATAAATACCTTTGCTTTTAAGAACTTTTCCTCATCATCTCCAAGAAAAAACCTCAGGATAACATTAGCATCAATTATTTTTTTTGGCAATTTCATGGGCGGCCATACCTCTTGCTTTATTCAAAGCTTGTTCTACCGGTGTCTTATTTTTTGAAGCATATTTCTTAAAGCAGCCTGCAAGTTTTTCTGTGGAAACATTCGGTTTCTTTAAAATACCCTCATAATCTTTTACACCTATTTCAACGAAATTTTCGACCCCAAGCCACTCCCTCAATTTTTTGGGCAATGTCACCTGCCCTTTTGGAGAAATCTTTAAAATATAATCCATAGTTATACCTCCAATCTAATTCCTACTATTAAGTATAGTATAACTTACTTAACAAGTCAAGCGCAATAATTCAGTATAATA encodes the following:
- a CDS encoding PIN domain-containing protein, whose amino-acid sequence is MKLPKKIIDANVILRFFLGDDEEKFLKAKVFIQKVEFGEEEILLGELVFAEVIWVLDKVYKIPRKEIVDKLSKFISYKGVKTILTKDIFLESLKLYAVHSIDIQDIFLFVLSKTEDSFVITFDKTDFKKLNGNFSEP
- a CDS encoding AbrB/MazE/SpoVT family DNA-binding domain-containing protein, translating into MDYILKISPKGQVTLPKKLREWLGVENFVEIGVKDYEGILKKPNVSTEKLAGCFKKYASKNKTPVEQALNKARGMAAHEIAKKNN